The Leptospira sp. WS39.C2 genome contains a region encoding:
- the rsmI gene encoding 16S rRNA (cytidine(1402)-2'-O)-methyltransferase, protein MAHKRESGNLYVVATPIGNMGDITLRALEVFKDVDLVLCESAKETKSLFHKLGIATSVLALYKDHSETPYANVLEQLKQGKSMALVSDAGTPGVSDPGSQMVRIARENGIPIVPIPGASALTALLSVSGFQVNPTLFLGFLSEKPSKKRRELEKARETEGLIVFYESVHKLPRLYPLLEELYPQTEVLVGRELTKAFEEVLYYANPRELAEKPPNAKGEFVFLLNHRKKSLKGNSDSSDM, encoded by the coding sequence TTGGCCCATAAACGCGAATCCGGAAATTTATATGTGGTGGCGACTCCTATTGGCAATATGGGAGACATTACCCTCCGTGCTTTGGAAGTATTTAAAGACGTAGACCTTGTCCTCTGTGAATCTGCAAAGGAAACTAAATCCCTCTTCCATAAACTGGGAATTGCAACCTCAGTCCTTGCCCTATACAAAGACCACTCCGAAACTCCTTATGCCAATGTCCTAGAACAATTGAAACAAGGAAAGTCTATGGCTCTTGTATCGGATGCAGGAACTCCTGGTGTCTCCGACCCAGGTAGCCAAATGGTTCGCATTGCTCGGGAAAATGGAATTCCCATTGTCCCGATACCAGGGGCTTCGGCACTAACAGCGCTTTTATCTGTTTCTGGGTTCCAAGTCAATCCCACACTTTTTTTAGGATTTCTCTCTGAAAAACCGAGTAAAAAACGCCGAGAATTAGAGAAAGCAAGGGAAACCGAAGGGCTCATTGTGTTTTACGAATCCGTTCACAAACTCCCTAGGTTGTATCCCTTACTCGAGGAATTGTACCCACAAACGGAAGTTCTTGTGGGAAGGGAGTTGACAAAGGCCTTTGAAGAGGTACTTTACTATGCAAATCCTAGGGAATTGGCGGAAAAACCTCCCAATGCGAAGGGAGAATTTGTATTTCTCTTAAACCATCGAAAAAAATCACTTAAGGGAAATTCAGATTCCTCCGATATGTGA
- the tsaD gene encoding tRNA (adenosine(37)-N6)-threonylcarbamoyltransferase complex transferase subunit TsaD, whose product MVYGLGIESSCDETSIAIVKNGKELISHKVYSQIETHSPYRGVVPEIASRAHLEKINSLLAVCIEESKLTFSDLSYVAVTGYPGLVGSLMIGAQLARCISLVHSIPIVLVNHLEAHLAVIGLENELPPFPWLGVLLSGGNSSIYIYKGFGDLELLADTQDDSLGEAFDKVSAVLNLPYPGGPIIEKKAFEYVKPKGEKSPFPKLLKEDGPDTIRFSYSGLKTAVLYYIKSLTETETLPIEKITYYFQKTAFELVVRNIRKAINRTQIKTVVAAGGVLANETLRSYLQTEAQNQSFQLYYPQKKIYCTDNGAMVACLGYHLWNEKKFVGLDFKVSPKRNFEQIL is encoded by the coding sequence ATGGTCTACGGATTAGGGATCGAATCCAGTTGCGATGAAACATCAATTGCCATCGTAAAAAATGGTAAGGAATTAATTTCCCATAAAGTTTATAGCCAAATCGAAACCCATTCTCCATACCGGGGAGTGGTTCCTGAGATCGCATCTCGCGCTCATTTGGAAAAAATCAATTCACTTCTAGCTGTATGTATCGAAGAATCAAAACTTACGTTTTCTGATTTGTCATACGTAGCTGTGACGGGTTACCCTGGCCTTGTCGGTTCACTTATGATTGGTGCTCAACTTGCTAGGTGTATTTCCCTTGTTCACTCAATTCCTATTGTACTTGTGAATCATTTGGAAGCTCACCTTGCTGTTATTGGACTTGAGAATGAACTTCCCCCCTTTCCTTGGTTAGGTGTTCTTCTTTCTGGTGGGAATTCTTCTATCTATATTTACAAAGGTTTTGGTGATTTGGAATTACTCGCTGACACTCAAGATGATTCCTTAGGGGAAGCTTTTGATAAAGTGAGTGCCGTTCTAAACCTTCCATACCCTGGCGGACCCATCATAGAAAAAAAAGCATTCGAGTATGTGAAACCAAAGGGTGAAAAAAGTCCCTTTCCAAAACTTTTGAAAGAAGATGGACCAGATACCATTCGGTTCTCTTATAGTGGTTTAAAAACAGCTGTTCTTTATTATATCAAATCCCTAACCGAAACTGAAACTCTGCCCATCGAAAAGATCACTTATTACTTTCAAAAAACAGCGTTTGAACTCGTTGTACGAAATATTCGTAAGGCAATCAACAGAACCCAAATCAAAACGGTTGTGGCTGCGGGGGGAGTGCTTGCCAACGAAACTCTTCGTTCTTACCTGCAAACGGAAGCCCAAAACCAGTCGTTCCAATTGTATTACCCGCAAAAAAAAATTTACTGCACGGATAACGGAGCGATGGTGGCATGTCTTGGATACCATCTTTGGAACGAAAAAAAATTTGTAGGACTCGATTTTAAAGTCAGTCCAAAACGAAACTTTGAACAAATATTATGA
- a CDS encoding iron-containing alcohol dehydrogenase has translation MPVLPEWINFQFPPKIHFEIDCGYKLGSFVKNIGSRVVLITTQKELENSEELSIIKTSLEKHAEGVIIYDDIVDRVHFKDLDTCAHFLRISNADCVVAYGSFESMNAGKAASLLATNDLFAEELLVGRKQPKKKGLPLVVVPTKPLLGNECSPFFSIVDDKDKNRKYFAHEWAFPELIVSDPKIGAGMSSSETAKTGISILSAAVDSILSKYANEITSSTALRSIELISKNIVPAIREPRNLGPKNSIYAASLLAGIAQSTSSLGLCYALSLAVTTVTNLDIFQSMSILLPHVMEYNLTSSAGKYVMIARALDEDVTNISVIEAAIKAVEGIRKIYLELRIPQRLSEYEVKKIDLPGIATLAATYSFLDCLPRELPKNEIETILVAAF, from the coding sequence ATGCCAGTTCTCCCCGAATGGATTAATTTTCAATTTCCACCTAAAATACATTTCGAAATCGATTGTGGATACAAACTCGGATCTTTTGTTAAAAACATTGGATCTAGAGTGGTTCTCATCACGACTCAAAAAGAGTTAGAAAACTCCGAAGAACTTTCGATTATTAAAACAAGTTTAGAAAAACACGCAGAAGGTGTGATCATTTATGATGACATAGTAGACCGTGTGCATTTTAAAGATTTAGATACTTGTGCTCATTTTTTACGAATCTCCAATGCGGATTGTGTTGTGGCTTATGGTTCCTTTGAATCGATGAACGCTGGTAAAGCGGCTTCTCTACTTGCCACCAATGATTTGTTTGCTGAAGAACTATTAGTAGGAAGAAAACAACCGAAAAAAAAAGGACTTCCTCTTGTGGTTGTTCCAACAAAACCCCTACTCGGCAATGAGTGTTCCCCATTTTTTTCCATCGTAGATGACAAAGACAAAAACAGAAAGTACTTCGCTCATGAATGGGCGTTTCCAGAACTCATAGTCTCTGATCCGAAAATTGGTGCTGGTATGTCGAGTTCAGAAACAGCCAAAACAGGAATATCTATTTTATCAGCAGCCGTTGATAGCATTCTCTCTAAATACGCGAACGAAATCACCTCTTCCACTGCTTTACGTTCTATAGAACTCATTTCCAAAAACATAGTGCCTGCCATTCGGGAACCAAGAAACTTAGGACCGAAAAACTCCATTTATGCGGCAAGTTTACTTGCTGGTATTGCTCAATCCACAAGCAGTCTTGGACTCTGTTATGCACTTTCTTTGGCAGTTACAACTGTCACCAATTTAGATATTTTTCAAAGTATGTCGATCCTACTCCCACACGTTATGGAATACAACCTCACTTCTTCCGCAGGTAAGTATGTGATGATTGCAAGAGCACTAGACGAAGATGTGACCAATATTTCCGTAATTGAAGCTGCGATCAAAGCGGTGGAAGGAATCCGGAAAATTTATCTGGAGTTACGAATCCCACAACGTCTCTCTGAGTATGAAGTGAAAAAAATCGACCTACCTGGGATTGCGACACTTGCGGCCACATATTCATTTCTTGATTGTCTTCCAAGAGAACTTCCCAAAAATGAAATCGAAACCATCCTAGTGGCTGCGTTTTAG
- the nadE gene encoding NAD(+) synthase has product MTKSKIAAVSLNTTPLDFLGNFETISSAIQNKGCADADLILFPELCISGYGCEDAFYRPKLWEKSIEVLNKIKNLSPNQVVVVGLPVFAHSFLYNCMAVLYDKKIQAIIPKLNLANTGVHYERRWFHSAKEFQSKSISFGNETIPFGNFLFKCNDWIFAIEVCEDSWSSFKPSQIYNLMGADVILSPGASHFAMGKQSIRRQIFKETSRNQNNIQVFTNLCGNESGRIIFEGGSFFASCGELRNEGPRLHFSPFAITTHTFTAKEIQASKARSFREPHPNFHNDQIQTITLGKESNQSFVRPTHLQVLDKREGSNLVIPNPEKQIFTEDFSLFEEFTKAVCLGLFDYLRKSKTKGYTLSLSGGADSATCALLVSAMVSIAKTEIGEETFTKLGINEKNILVTLYQKTKNNSEETEGIAKTLSEELGCEFHSISIDEMVSSSVSIIESVKGTKLNWKEHDLALQNIQARVRSPLIWLLANLNGHLLLSTGNRSEAAVGYTTMDGDSSGSIAPLAGVSKEFLLDWLDDIQKGNNRFITPKHSIQLLRNTKPTAELKPLAEHQEDEKDLMPYPILNSIERKLVYLGMEESNVIEELIKEFPWESKEHLMVCLEKFKKLFGISQWKRERLPPSFHLDDYGLDPKSSYRFPILSNET; this is encoded by the coding sequence ATGACAAAATCTAAAATTGCCGCTGTTTCCTTAAATACCACACCACTTGATTTTTTAGGCAATTTTGAAACAATCTCTTCTGCCATCCAAAACAAAGGCTGTGCAGATGCTGACCTCATTCTTTTTCCTGAACTTTGTATCTCTGGTTATGGTTGTGAAGATGCATTTTACCGACCTAAACTTTGGGAAAAATCGATCGAAGTTTTAAATAAAATCAAAAACTTATCTCCAAATCAAGTTGTAGTTGTTGGCCTTCCGGTATTTGCCCATTCATTTTTATACAATTGTATGGCCGTATTGTATGACAAAAAAATCCAAGCAATCATTCCAAAACTCAATTTAGCAAACACTGGCGTACATTATGAACGAAGGTGGTTTCATTCGGCAAAGGAGTTTCAAAGTAAATCTATCTCCTTTGGTAACGAAACGATTCCTTTTGGAAATTTTTTATTCAAATGCAATGATTGGATTTTTGCCATTGAGGTTTGTGAAGACAGTTGGTCATCCTTTAAACCATCACAAATTTATAATTTGATGGGCGCTGATGTAATTTTATCCCCAGGTGCATCTCATTTTGCGATGGGAAAACAATCTATCCGTAGACAAATTTTCAAAGAAACTAGTCGCAATCAAAACAACATACAAGTCTTCACCAATCTCTGTGGGAACGAATCGGGTCGGATTATTTTTGAAGGTGGATCTTTTTTTGCCTCTTGCGGGGAATTACGAAATGAAGGACCAAGATTACACTTCTCTCCTTTTGCCATCACCACTCATACGTTTACAGCGAAGGAAATCCAAGCGTCCAAAGCACGAAGTTTTAGAGAACCTCATCCTAATTTCCATAACGATCAAATCCAAACCATCACACTTGGAAAGGAATCTAATCAAAGTTTCGTTAGACCGACCCACTTACAAGTTTTGGACAAACGAGAAGGATCCAATTTAGTAATTCCGAACCCAGAAAAACAAATTTTTACCGAAGATTTCAGTTTATTTGAAGAATTCACAAAAGCTGTATGCCTTGGCCTTTTTGACTATTTACGCAAATCAAAAACAAAAGGTTATACCTTATCTTTATCAGGTGGAGCAGATAGTGCGACTTGTGCCTTACTTGTCTCCGCAATGGTTTCCATCGCTAAAACCGAAATTGGGGAAGAGACATTCACCAAATTAGGAATCAATGAAAAAAATATCCTAGTTACTTTGTACCAAAAAACAAAAAACAACTCGGAAGAAACAGAAGGTATTGCAAAAACCTTAAGTGAAGAACTAGGATGTGAATTTCATTCCATATCCATTGATGAAATGGTCTCGAGTTCCGTATCCATCATCGAATCGGTAAAAGGAACCAAACTCAATTGGAAGGAACATGACCTTGCTTTACAAAACATACAAGCGAGAGTTCGTTCTCCACTGATTTGGTTACTCGCAAACTTAAATGGGCACCTACTACTCTCAACTGGGAACAGGAGTGAAGCAGCTGTAGGTTATACAACAATGGATGGAGATTCTTCTGGTTCCATTGCTCCCCTCGCAGGAGTGAGTAAGGAATTTTTGTTAGATTGGCTTGACGATATCCAAAAAGGGAATAATCGTTTTATAACACCAAAACATTCCATTCAATTATTAAGGAATACAAAACCAACTGCAGAATTAAAACCTCTCGCCGAACACCAAGAAGACGAAAAAGACCTGATGCCATACCCAATCCTCAATTCCATCGAAAGGAAATTAGTGTATTTGGGTATGGAAGAATCGAATGTCATAGAAGAACTAATAAAAGAATTTCCTTGGGAATCCAAGGAACACCTAATGGTTTGTTTAGAAAAATTCAAAAAATTATTTGGAATCTCCCAATGGAAAAGAGAAAGGTTACCTCCCTCTTTCCATTTGGATGATTATGGTCTGGATCCTAAATCCAGTTACCGGTTTCCAATCCTTTCTAACGAAACTTAA
- a CDS encoding STAS domain-containing protein — protein sequence MFQYEIKRENEKAIILLNGSMSLRDTPKLKTEIKDLLDSESMQELVLDFKHLTYLDSSGIGILLHTYSWTKEKNKKVKMVHLSNEIRTIFSVANLLEIFEVE from the coding sequence ATGTTTCAGTACGAAATCAAAAGAGAAAATGAAAAGGCCATCATCCTTTTGAATGGTTCCATGTCACTTCGGGACACACCTAAATTAAAAACAGAAATTAAGGATCTACTAGATTCCGAATCAATGCAGGAACTTGTTTTGGATTTTAAACATCTAACGTATTTGGACTCGTCTGGGATTGGAATTTTACTCCATACCTACAGTTGGACAAAAGAAAAAAATAAAAAGGTAAAGATGGTCCATCTTTCCAATGAAATCAGAACCATTTTCAGTGTAGCAAATTTATTAGAAATCTTCGAAGTCGAATGA
- a CDS encoding MBL fold metallo-hydrolase yields MKIKFWGVRGSIGSPIRPENVKHKIEKILSLASPTDIQNEQSIHSFLNSLSFSSSSTYGGNTTCVEIRDKEGNLIIIDGGTGLRELGNQMMSSDFGKGIGHAYWVLTHTHWDHIQGIPFFIPLFLPGNHFEFISSMNDAEKRLEHQFVFTHFPVSFDHYAANKTFRFIEEGEVVSLGPNIQAFSKAVRHPGGSFSYRFTEEGKSIIFASDAEFNLEEMENIDTYIDYFRDADVLVFDTQYTFEESLQKIDWGHSSASIATDIALRAKVKKLVMFHHDPSYDDEKLDLVYLRALKYKEMFDPHGKLEIIMAYEGLEIEV; encoded by the coding sequence ATGAAAATTAAGTTTTGGGGTGTTCGAGGTTCTATAGGTTCACCCATCAGGCCAGAAAACGTTAAACATAAAATCGAAAAAATCCTCTCATTGGCAAGTCCTACCGACATCCAAAACGAACAAAGTATTCATAGTTTTTTAAATAGTTTAAGTTTTTCATCTTCTTCAACTTACGGTGGTAATACGACCTGCGTTGAAATCAGAGACAAAGAGGGGAATTTAATCATCATTGATGGTGGAACGGGTTTACGTGAACTTGGAAACCAAATGATGTCTTCTGATTTTGGAAAAGGAATTGGACACGCCTATTGGGTGCTTACCCATACACATTGGGACCATATCCAAGGCATCCCATTTTTCATTCCATTATTTTTACCAGGGAATCATTTTGAATTTATCTCTTCTATGAATGATGCAGAAAAAAGGTTAGAACACCAGTTTGTATTCACACATTTTCCCGTTTCATTTGATCATTATGCAGCAAACAAAACCTTTCGATTTATCGAAGAAGGAGAGGTTGTTTCCCTTGGCCCAAACATCCAAGCCTTTAGTAAAGCAGTCCGTCACCCTGGAGGTAGTTTTTCCTACCGGTTTACAGAAGAAGGGAAGTCCATCATTTTTGCGTCGGATGCGGAATTCAATTTAGAAGAGATGGAAAATATTGATACATACATTGATTACTTTCGCGATGCGGATGTTTTGGTTTTTGATACCCAATATACATTTGAAGAGTCATTACAAAAAATTGATTGGGGTCATAGTTCAGCTTCCATTGCCACAGACATTGCACTTCGGGCAAAAGTAAAAAAACTCGTGATGTTCCACCATGATCCTTCTTACGATGATGAAAAGTTGGATTTGGTTTATTTACGAGCGTTAAAGTACAAAGAGATGTTTGATCCACACGGAAAATTAGAAATCATTATGGCTTATGAAGGTTTGGAAATAGAGGTATAA
- a CDS encoding flagellar biosynthesis anti-sigma factor FlgM: MNIDKVGRVGGYGYEPKKPQGPKETESQAPVDTISISDAAKKIASEAKLQAEVKQIAKQIVQAPPEEDRTEKIKAIKERLKNGDYDTLSPEMLDKISDQIATSFLGQQ; the protein is encoded by the coding sequence ATGAACATCGATAAAGTAGGTCGAGTTGGTGGTTACGGTTATGAACCAAAAAAACCACAAGGACCAAAAGAAACCGAATCACAAGCACCAGTGGATACAATTTCCATTTCGGATGCTGCTAAAAAAATAGCTTCGGAAGCAAAACTCCAAGCTGAAGTGAAACAAATTGCAAAACAAATCGTTCAAGCTCCTCCAGAAGAAGACCGCACTGAAAAAATCAAGGCGATCAAAGAACGATTGAAAAACGGAGACTATGACACTCTTTCACCAGAGATGTTAGATAAAATTTCCGATCAAATTGCAACGTCTTTCCTCGGACAACAGTAA
- the glpK gene encoding glycerol kinase GlpK — translation MAKKNYIIGIDAGTTGIRTFCFNDKGKVISSAYQEFKQYYPKPGWVEHDPEEIWQKTQKLISLAIRNGKLDPKDAIAIGITNQRETSVVWDKKTGKPVYNAIVWQCRRTSDICKELKKQSLDSNFRNKTGLVLDAYFSGTKIQWILDNVKGARERAERGDLLFGTIDTWLLYKLTGHKEHKTDHTNASRTLLFNIQTKEWDEELCKILKVPMSMLPKAYNSKNLFGFTSNVKAIPDGIPISSLVGDQQGALFGQLCTEPGEAKNTYGTGCFLLFNVGDEFRISNQGLITTLALGPEGKTVYCLEGSVFIGGAVVQFLRDNLEFFKYSKDSEKLVKSIKTKDDVVFVPAFAGLGAPHWDQEARGAIFGLSRDTTPAQITRAALKAIALQSYELANAMEKETGKPLKFLRVDGGATSNAWLMQFQADILGTKVIRPQNVDTTVLGAAYLAGLERGFYKSVAHLRKEETKTTQFTPKMKEAERKEEIDKWNLAIARVKTEN, via the coding sequence ATGGCAAAAAAAAATTACATCATTGGAATCGATGCAGGAACAACTGGGATTCGTACGTTTTGTTTTAATGACAAAGGGAAAGTGATTTCTTCCGCATACCAAGAATTCAAACAATACTATCCAAAACCTGGTTGGGTGGAACATGACCCAGAAGAGATCTGGCAAAAAACTCAAAAGCTCATTTCTCTTGCCATTAGAAATGGCAAACTCGATCCTAAAGATGCCATTGCCATTGGGATTACAAACCAAAGAGAAACATCTGTTGTTTGGGATAAAAAAACGGGAAAACCAGTTTACAATGCCATTGTATGGCAGTGCAGAAGGACTTCGGATATATGTAAGGAATTAAAAAAACAAAGTTTGGATTCCAATTTCCGTAATAAAACAGGACTTGTTTTGGATGCATACTTTTCCGGAACCAAAATCCAATGGATTCTCGACAATGTCAAAGGCGCAAGGGAAAGAGCAGAACGTGGAGATCTACTATTTGGAACCATTGATACTTGGTTATTGTACAAACTCACAGGTCACAAAGAACATAAAACCGATCATACCAATGCTTCTCGCACTTTACTCTTCAATATCCAAACCAAAGAATGGGATGAAGAACTTTGTAAGATTTTAAAAGTCCCAATGTCCATGTTGCCTAAGGCATATAATTCCAAAAACCTATTCGGTTTTACTTCGAATGTGAAAGCCATCCCCGATGGGATTCCCATCTCTTCTTTAGTCGGTGACCAACAAGGGGCACTATTTGGCCAGTTGTGTACTGAACCTGGGGAAGCAAAAAACACGTATGGAACAGGTTGTTTTTTACTTTTTAATGTAGGAGATGAATTCCGTATTTCAAACCAAGGTCTCATCACCACACTCGCTCTTGGACCAGAAGGCAAAACTGTTTATTGTTTAGAAGGATCAGTTTTTATCGGGGGAGCAGTTGTTCAGTTTTTACGAGACAATTTAGAATTTTTTAAATACTCAAAAGATTCAGAAAAATTGGTGAAGTCCATCAAAACGAAAGATGATGTTGTATTTGTTCCTGCTTTTGCCGGACTCGGTGCCCCTCATTGGGACCAAGAAGCACGTGGGGCGATCTTTGGTCTCTCTCGTGACACAACACCAGCGCAGATCACAAGGGCAGCCTTAAAGGCGATTGCATTACAGTCCTATGAACTTGCCAATGCCATGGAAAAGGAAACAGGAAAACCACTGAAGTTTTTACGAGTGGATGGTGGTGCTACATCAAATGCATGGCTTATGCAATTCCAAGCAGACATCCTCGGAACAAAAGTCATCCGACCACAAAACGTAGACACAACAGTGCTTGGAGCTGCCTACCTCGCAGGGCTTGAAAGAGGATTTTATAAATCAGTCGCACACTTGCGAAAAGAAGAAACAAAAACCACTCAATTCACTCCTAAGATGAAAGAAGCAGAGCGAAAGGAAGAAATTGATAAGTGGAATTTGGCGATTGCAAGGGTGAAAACTGAAAACTAA
- a CDS encoding flagellar motor switch protein FliG, translating to MIYNQGNNYHFFLADLDSVARFVANPNPFYPVPIHKIPTLPSVSTDPILFPRFLYDLIYNRQSFEKTPVITPPYYKNPDQKTDFFQKPKTGFFSAKRNVGGKKQNPTNLYRSKRDKFNQTKYLSLRDIVNPEFDESMVLKEIESLYMDKKSKLYLNRLVAILYSGTKEEEMKIVTNLFRFETDFAHFLNHQMFTVELIPLIHGIFLQEILRNHDERFFRYILPKLSPPVLEVIRRSISKNKMKQIETAPKVKPPEGEDLISIIEAELYKRFARNLYYEEGTVFTYREDGEENVIETIVFEDSERFDFCANGEFLEFYGKTKTKLFFKTKEWMDTIRFDFFLTRKEMETIEYHRLPKDLILEISYYETGLFLVGAGITKDKKPFEFSLLWFDY from the coding sequence TTGATTTACAACCAAGGAAATAATTACCACTTTTTTCTAGCTGATTTGGATTCCGTCGCTCGTTTTGTAGCGAATCCTAACCCCTTTTACCCAGTTCCCATTCACAAAATTCCGACTCTACCTTCGGTATCTACCGATCCTATTTTATTCCCACGTTTTTTATACGATTTGATTTACAACCGCCAATCATTTGAAAAGACACCAGTCATCACTCCTCCTTATTACAAAAACCCCGACCAAAAAACAGATTTTTTCCAAAAACCAAAAACTGGATTTTTTTCCGCCAAACGTAATGTAGGTGGAAAAAAACAAAACCCAACAAATTTGTATCGAAGTAAACGGGATAAGTTTAACCAAACAAAGTATCTTTCTCTCCGCGACATCGTAAACCCTGAATTTGATGAATCAATGGTACTAAAGGAAATTGAATCTTTATACATGGACAAAAAAAGTAAACTCTACCTGAATCGATTGGTCGCCATTCTTTATTCGGGTACCAAAGAAGAGGAAATGAAAATTGTAACAAACCTCTTTCGCTTTGAAACAGACTTTGCCCATTTCCTAAACCACCAAATGTTCACAGTTGAACTAATCCCACTCATTCATGGGATCTTCCTTCAGGAAATATTAAGAAACCATGATGAAAGATTCTTCCGTTACATATTACCAAAACTTTCTCCACCAGTCTTAGAAGTGATCCGAAGATCCATTTCAAAAAACAAAATGAAACAAATTGAGACTGCACCAAAGGTCAAACCACCAGAGGGTGAAGATCTAATCTCAATCATTGAAGCTGAACTTTACAAACGGTTTGCTCGGAATTTGTATTATGAAGAAGGAACCGTTTTCACTTACCGAGAAGATGGTGAAGAGAATGTTATCGAAACCATCGTGTTTGAAGATTCGGAACGATTTGATTTTTGTGCAAATGGTGAGTTTTTAGAATTTTATGGAAAAACCAAAACCAAACTATTTTTCAAAACCAAAGAATGGATGGATACCATCCGATTTGATTTTTTTCTCACACGGAAAGAAATGGAAACAATAGAATACCACCGTTTGCCAAAAGATTTGATTTTAGAGATTTCCTATTATGAAACGGGATTGTTCCTTGTAGGAGCGGGGATTACAAAAGACAAAAAACCATTTGAATTCTCTCTCTTATGGTTTGATTACTAA
- a CDS encoding phosphatidylcholine/phosphatidylserine synthase: MKLKLTWIPNTLTLGNLTLGFVSMLLVSETNPSQPNSHELYSLAGVFIILAALFDGFDGMAARALNCTSELGADLDSLADLTTFGIAPGFLAYKMFFFDIKLDIFDKPDYFPLGMFIAALYPICAAYRLARFNVAHDPKSFNGLPSPVAGVVIGIFPLVFSVSQVPLWTAVTFFVITALLMVSTLRYSKPQVAMRGLFSWKKLGISLLGLGLILFAIGFYRWPYVMYGAVGFYVFSGIVSFLIQTIQDYRV; the protein is encoded by the coding sequence ATGAAACTAAAATTAACTTGGATCCCGAATACCTTAACTCTTGGAAACCTAACACTAGGTTTTGTTTCCATGTTACTTGTCTCAGAGACAAACCCAAGCCAACCAAATTCACATGAGTTGTATTCCCTCGCAGGAGTATTTATCATCTTAGCTGCGTTATTCGATGGTTTTGATGGAATGGCTGCAAGAGCTCTCAATTGTACAAGTGAGCTTGGCGCTGATTTAGATAGTCTCGCTGACTTAACCACTTTTGGGATTGCGCCAGGATTTTTGGCGTATAAAATGTTCTTCTTTGATATCAAACTCGATATCTTTGACAAACCCGATTATTTTCCACTTGGTATGTTTATCGCTGCCCTTTATCCAATTTGTGCGGCTTACCGACTGGCAAGGTTTAATGTGGCACATGATCCTAAATCCTTCAATGGACTCCCTTCGCCAGTAGCGGGAGTAGTCATCGGAATTTTTCCACTCGTATTTTCTGTATCCCAAGTTCCTTTATGGACTGCAGTTACATTTTTTGTGATCACTGCGCTTCTAATGGTTTCCACTTTACGTTATAGCAAACCGCAAGTAGCAATGCGCGGACTTTTTTCTTGGAAAAAATTAGGGATTAGTCTTTTGGGTCTAGGTCTTATCTTATTTGCCATTGGATTTTACCGTTGGCCTTATGTAATGTATGGAGCTGTTGGATTTTATGTTTTTTCTGGAATCGTATCTTTTCTCATCCAGACCATCCAAGACTACCGAGTTTAA